The following proteins come from a genomic window of Novosphingobium aromaticivorans DSM 12444:
- a CDS encoding endonuclease domain-containing protein: protein MKKTLSLRPASERADVPNIQKKGRGWVISGSRLDAIHDMAREMRREPDEAHAALAEELAKEDLGKYKFKRYAVIGSAIVDFACQPLKLVVALDRGDAPEIERRRDASLAAVGLKVVRYDAAEVLGDPEGAGRAVLAAMKARYEELRAAARPQRSTYSRSGARPQRSHSPRSRG from the coding sequence ATGAAGAAGACCCTTTCCCTGCGTCCGGCGAGCGAACGCGCCGACGTTCCCAATATCCAGAAGAAGGGGCGCGGCTGGGTCATTTCCGGCTCGCGGCTCGACGCGATTCACGACATGGCGCGCGAAATGCGCCGCGAGCCCGACGAGGCTCACGCTGCGCTGGCCGAGGAACTGGCGAAGGAAGATCTCGGCAAGTACAAGTTCAAGCGTTACGCGGTTATCGGGTCGGCCATTGTCGATTTCGCCTGCCAGCCGCTCAAGCTGGTCGTGGCGCTCGACCGGGGCGACGCCCCGGAAATCGAACGCCGCCGCGATGCGAGCCTTGCCGCCGTCGGCCTCAAGGTCGTGCGTTATGACGCGGCCGAAGTTCTCGGCGATCCCGAAGGCGCGGGCCGCGCGGTGCTGGCCGCGATGAAGGCTCGTTACGAGGAACTGCGCGCCGCCGCGCGCCCGCAGCGCTCCACCTATTCGCGCTCCGGTGCACGCCCCCAGCGCAGCCATTCCCCCCGGTCGCGGGGCTGA
- the sufB gene encoding Fe-S cluster assembly protein SufB has translation MTDNTEVKDQAAREAAARVAEYEHGWVSDIEQEYGPKGLSEDTVRFISAKKDEPEWMLEWRLKAYRHWLTMPTPEWAKLNIPPIDYQEAYYWAAPKAKPKLGSLDEVDPEILRVYEKLGIPLEEQKVLAGVEGARKVAVDAVFDSVSVATTFRKELEAAGVIFRSISEAIREYPDLVRKWLGKVVPMHDNYFATLNCAVFSDGTFVYIPEGVRCPMELSTYFRINAENTGQFERTLIVADKGSYVSYLEGCTAPQRDENQLHAAVVELVALDDAEIKYSTVQNWYPGDAEGRGGIYNFVTKRALCQGARSKVSWTQVETGSAITWKYPSCVLNGEDSVGEFYSVAVTNNHQQADTGTKMIHNGKGSRSTIVSKGISAGKSNNTYRGLVRVAPQAEGVRNFTQCDSLLLGSDCGAHTVPYIEVRNPSATIEHEATTSKISDDQLFYAMQRGLDQESAVALIVNGFAREVLQQLPMEFAVEAQKLLGISLEGSVG, from the coding sequence ATGACCGATAATACAGAAGTGAAGGATCAGGCTGCGCGCGAGGCTGCCGCTAGGGTTGCCGAGTACGAGCATGGCTGGGTTTCCGACATCGAGCAGGAATACGGGCCCAAGGGCCTGTCCGAGGACACCGTCCGCTTCATCTCGGCCAAGAAGGACGAGCCGGAGTGGATGCTCGAATGGCGCCTCAAGGCCTATCGCCACTGGCTGACCATGCCCACGCCCGAATGGGCCAAGCTGAACATCCCGCCGATCGACTACCAGGAGGCCTATTACTGGGCTGCGCCCAAGGCCAAGCCGAAGCTCGGCAGCCTGGACGAGGTCGATCCGGAAATCCTGCGCGTCTATGAAAAGCTCGGCATTCCGCTGGAGGAGCAGAAGGTGCTCGCCGGCGTCGAAGGCGCGCGCAAGGTCGCGGTCGATGCCGTGTTCGATTCGGTCTCCGTCGCCACGACCTTCCGCAAGGAGCTGGAAGCGGCGGGCGTCATCTTCCGTTCGATCTCCGAGGCGATCCGCGAATACCCCGATCTCGTCCGCAAGTGGCTGGGCAAGGTCGTGCCCATGCACGACAACTACTTCGCCACTCTGAACTGCGCGGTCTTTTCGGACGGCACCTTCGTCTACATCCCCGAAGGCGTGCGCTGCCCGATGGAGCTGAGCACCTATTTCCGCATCAACGCGGAGAACACCGGCCAGTTCGAGCGTACCCTGATCGTGGCCGACAAGGGCAGCTACGTCAGCTACCTCGAGGGCTGCACCGCGCCGCAGCGCGACGAGAACCAGCTCCATGCTGCGGTCGTCGAACTGGTCGCGCTCGATGATGCCGAGATCAAGTATTCGACCGTGCAGAACTGGTATCCGGGCGATGCCGAAGGTCGCGGCGGCATTTACAATTTCGTGACCAAGCGCGCTCTGTGCCAGGGCGCGCGGTCCAAGGTGTCGTGGACGCAGGTCGAAACCGGCTCGGCGATCACCTGGAAGTATCCGTCCTGCGTACTCAACGGCGAGGACTCGGTGGGCGAGTTCTACTCGGTCGCCGTGACCAACAACCATCAACAGGCCGATACCGGCACCAAGATGATCCACAACGGCAAGGGCAGCCGCTCGACCATCGTGTCGAAGGGCATTTCCGCCGGCAAGTCGAACAACACCTATCGCGGCCTCGTCCGCGTTGCTCCGCAGGCCGAAGGCGTGCGCAACTTCACGCAGTGCGACAGCCTTCTGCTGGGCTCGGATTGCGGCGCGCATACCGTGCCCTACATCGAAGTTCGCAATCCCTCCGCCACGATCGAGCACGAGGCGACGACAAGCAAGATCAGCGACGACCAGCTGTTCTACGCCATGCAGCGCGGGCTCGACCAGGAAAGCGCGGTGGCGCTGATCGTCAACGGTTTTGCGCGCGAAGTGCTGCAGCAGTTGCCCATGGAATTCGCGGTCGAGGCGCAGAAGCTGCTTGGCATTTCGCTCGAAGGAAGCGTGGGATGA
- the ggt gene encoding gamma-glutamyltransferase, protein MKMPPLLLRYAPLAGVLLASACVPPPSAPVAPAPRPAADGSVPVEGPGLVSAADPRAAEAGAQMLRLGGSATDAAIATMLALTVVEPQSSGIGGGGFLVTGDAAGAVSTIDGRETAPRAATPEWFYVGGKPLPYADAIPGGRSVGVPGNLRLAAHAHNARGRLSWRTLFQPAIRLARDGFAITGRLRSSLESFARTGALDPAARALFYGPDGQPLPVGTIVRNPALAATLEGIAARGADSFYTGDNAATLAAKVGTAPVNPAPMTTADIAAYKAVERTPLCGQYRTYRICGMGPPSSGATTVYAILEQLERFDMKTLGPASPVAWHLIAESQRLAYADRDQYLADADFVQVPVAGLSDPAYLAGRSALISESATMPTVLPGTPPGAKLAFARAEPQDENGTTHFVAVDRWGNAASYTSTIEGPFGSGLMVGGYYLNNELTDFNIVPDKDGKPTANRVEGGKRPRSSMAPTLVYGPDGKLRLAIGAAGGATIPAQVAKAIIGVLDWNLSARDAIALPVIFAPGGDTVFVERGTSLEAMIPALQKLGHAKILARPPGFKANAIERVGNTWRGAADPRSEGIAVAP, encoded by the coding sequence ATGAAGATGCCCCCGCTCCTCCTCCGATATGCGCCGCTTGCCGGCGTACTTCTAGCCAGCGCCTGTGTCCCGCCGCCCAGCGCACCGGTTGCTCCGGCACCACGGCCGGCCGCCGACGGAAGTGTGCCCGTCGAAGGGCCGGGCCTCGTTTCGGCAGCCGATCCGCGCGCCGCGGAAGCCGGGGCGCAGATGCTCAGGCTTGGCGGCAGCGCCACCGACGCCGCGATTGCGACAATGCTCGCGCTTACGGTAGTCGAGCCGCAAAGCTCGGGTATAGGCGGCGGCGGTTTCCTCGTGACGGGCGATGCCGCAGGTGCGGTCAGCACGATCGACGGACGCGAAACCGCACCACGCGCGGCAACGCCGGAATGGTTCTACGTCGGCGGAAAGCCGCTCCCCTATGCCGACGCGATTCCCGGCGGACGCAGCGTGGGCGTGCCGGGCAACCTGCGCCTTGCGGCCCATGCCCACAACGCACGCGGCAGGCTTTCCTGGCGGACCCTGTTCCAGCCGGCGATCCGCCTGGCGCGCGATGGCTTCGCGATCACCGGGCGCTTGCGTTCCTCGCTGGAAAGCTTCGCCCGCACCGGCGCGCTCGACCCGGCGGCACGAGCGCTGTTCTACGGTCCGGATGGGCAGCCGCTCCCCGTCGGCACGATCGTGCGCAATCCGGCGCTCGCCGCCACGCTGGAAGGGATTGCCGCACGCGGCGCGGACAGTTTCTACACCGGCGACAACGCGGCGACCCTCGCCGCGAAGGTCGGCACCGCGCCGGTCAACCCTGCACCGATGACCACGGCAGACATCGCCGCCTACAAGGCAGTCGAGCGGACGCCGCTGTGCGGCCAGTACCGTACCTACCGGATCTGCGGAATGGGCCCGCCCAGTTCGGGCGCAACGACGGTTTACGCGATCCTCGAACAGCTGGAGCGGTTCGACATGAAGACGCTCGGCCCAGCAAGCCCGGTGGCCTGGCACCTGATCGCCGAATCGCAGCGCCTCGCCTACGCCGACCGCGACCAGTACCTCGCCGATGCGGACTTCGTGCAGGTGCCCGTAGCGGGGCTTTCGGACCCGGCCTACCTGGCGGGCCGGTCCGCCCTCATTTCCGAAAGCGCGACGATGCCCACCGTGCTCCCCGGCACGCCGCCCGGAGCGAAGCTGGCCTTCGCGCGGGCAGAGCCGCAGGACGAGAACGGGACGACCCACTTCGTCGCGGTGGACCGGTGGGGCAACGCCGCCAGCTACACCTCGACGATCGAAGGACCGTTCGGATCGGGGCTGATGGTCGGCGGCTATTACCTCAACAACGAACTGACCGATTTCAACATTGTGCCGGACAAGGACGGCAAGCCGACCGCAAACCGCGTCGAGGGCGGCAAGCGGCCCCGCAGCTCGATGGCGCCGACGCTGGTCTACGGTCCTGACGGAAAGCTCCGCCTCGCAATCGGCGCTGCTGGCGGCGCGACCATTCCCGCGCAAGTGGCCAAGGCGATCATCGGCGTGCTCGACTGGAACCTCTCCGCCCGCGACGCCATAGCCCTGCCGGTGATCTTCGCGCCCGGCGGCGACACCGTCTTCGTAGAGAGGGGCACCTCGCTGGAGGCGATGATCCCGGCGCTGCAGAAGCTGGGTCACGCCAAGATTCTGGCACGCCCGCCGGGATTCAAGGCCAACGCGATCGAGCGGGTCGGCAATACGTGGCGCGGCGCTGCCGATCCGCGCAGCGAAGGCATCGCGGTCGCACCATGA
- the sufC gene encoding Fe-S cluster assembly ATPase SufC produces the protein MLTIENLQANVADKPILKGLSLTINAGEIHAIMGPNGAGKSTLGYTLGGRPGYEVTGGSATLDGADMLGMEPHERAAAGLFLGFQYPVEIPGVSFVQFLREAANAQRKARGEAPLSGGEFLKLAKEKAALLRMDMDMLKRPVNVGFSGGEKKRAEMVQMGILDPRIAILDETDSGLDIDALRICGEGINAIMRKPDKAVLLITHYQRLLDYVKPDFVHVLASGRIVKSGGPELALELEEHGYEAVAA, from the coding sequence ATGCTCACAATCGAAAACCTTCAGGCCAACGTTGCCGACAAGCCCATCCTCAAGGGCCTTTCGCTCACCATCAATGCCGGCGAAATTCATGCGATCATGGGGCCCAACGGCGCGGGCAAGTCGACCCTCGGCTACACGCTTGGCGGGCGTCCCGGGTATGAAGTGACCGGCGGCAGCGCCACTCTCGATGGCGCCGACATGCTGGGGATGGAGCCCCACGAACGCGCCGCCGCAGGCCTGTTCCTCGGCTTCCAGTACCCGGTCGAAATTCCGGGCGTTTCCTTCGTCCAGTTCCTGCGCGAGGCGGCCAACGCCCAGCGCAAGGCGCGCGGAGAGGCCCCGCTTTCGGGCGGCGAATTCCTCAAGCTCGCCAAGGAAAAGGCCGCGCTGCTGCGCATGGACATGGACATGCTCAAGCGCCCGGTGAACGTCGGCTTTTCCGGCGGCGAGAAGAAGCGTGCCGAGATGGTGCAGATGGGCATCCTCGATCCCCGGATCGCCATCCTCGACGAGACGGATTCCGGGCTCGACATCGACGCCCTGCGCATCTGCGGCGAAGGCATCAACGCGATCATGCGCAAGCCCGACAAGGCCGTGCTGCTCATCACCCACTACCAGCGCCTGCTGGACTACGTGAAGCCCGACTTCGTTCACGTTCTTGCCAGTGGCCGCATCGTGAAGAGCGGCGGTCCGGAACTGGCGCTCGAACTTGAAGAACACGGCTACGAGGCGGTCGCCGCATGA
- a CDS encoding AMP-dependent synthetase/ligase → MQLSDFAAYPNLVAMFLDRAGTRGDSPFLWAKHDGQWRPISWAETVRQVCLLAEALRGLGLNPGDRVALVSENRPEWCVADLAIMAAGLVTVPTYITNTERDHLHILENSGARAVIVSTAKLSQPLLPAALSAPCVEHVIGMEPLRQMQAGKLSFHDWDTMMTGDAAAARRAVDERLRTVDRADLACIIYTSGTGGSPRGVRLHHGSILQNVEGAAHILAEDFGWDEEVFLSFLPLSHAYEHTGGQFLPIGMGAQIFYSEGLEKLASNIEEVRPTIMVVVPRLFEVLRTRIMKQVEKQGRVANYLMDRALSIGGRKAAGKGRLIDAPMNLVLDRTLRPKIRARFGGRMKAMVSGGAPLNPDVGVFFQSMGLTMLQGYGQTEAGPVISCNRPRVGLKMDTVGPPMKGVEVKIAEDGEILVRGELVMHGYWQNEAETARAVPQNGPNAGWLHTGDIGHLDKKGRIVITDRKKDMIVNDKGDNVSPQKIEGMLTLQPEIAQAMVSGDKRPYIVGLIVPDPEWALDWSRAQGEHFDFKKLQDLPAFRNAIRAAVDRVNKDLSVIEKVRQFTFTDEAFSIDNGEMTPSLKIRRHKIRERYGARIDGLYKA, encoded by the coding sequence GTGCAGCTTTCGGATTTCGCAGCCTATCCAAATCTCGTCGCGATGTTCCTCGACCGTGCCGGCACGCGCGGCGACAGCCCGTTCCTCTGGGCCAAGCACGATGGGCAATGGCGGCCGATAAGTTGGGCGGAAACGGTGCGGCAGGTGTGCCTACTGGCGGAAGCGCTGCGCGGCCTGGGCCTGAATCCCGGGGACCGCGTGGCGCTGGTTTCCGAAAATCGGCCGGAATGGTGCGTAGCCGACCTCGCGATCATGGCCGCCGGTCTCGTCACCGTGCCCACCTACATCACCAATACCGAACGCGACCACCTGCACATCCTGGAAAACTCCGGCGCACGGGCGGTGATAGTCTCGACCGCGAAACTCTCGCAGCCGCTGCTTCCGGCGGCGCTTTCGGCCCCTTGCGTCGAGCACGTCATCGGCATGGAGCCACTCCGCCAGATGCAGGCGGGCAAGCTGTCGTTCCACGACTGGGACACGATGATGACCGGCGATGCCGCCGCTGCTCGCCGCGCGGTCGACGAACGCCTGCGCACCGTGGATCGCGCGGATCTAGCCTGCATCATCTACACCAGCGGCACCGGCGGAAGCCCGCGCGGGGTACGTCTGCACCACGGATCGATCCTGCAGAACGTCGAGGGCGCGGCGCACATCCTGGCCGAAGACTTCGGCTGGGACGAGGAAGTGTTCCTTTCCTTCCTGCCGCTGTCCCATGCCTACGAACACACCGGTGGCCAGTTCCTGCCGATCGGCATGGGCGCCCAGATCTTCTATTCCGAAGGACTGGAGAAGCTCGCTTCGAACATCGAGGAAGTGCGCCCGACGATCATGGTTGTCGTGCCGCGCCTGTTCGAGGTCCTGCGCACCAGGATCATGAAGCAGGTGGAAAAGCAGGGGCGCGTCGCCAACTACCTGATGGACCGCGCGCTTTCCATCGGCGGGCGCAAGGCCGCTGGCAAGGGTCGGCTGATCGACGCGCCGATGAACCTCGTTCTCGATCGCACCTTGCGGCCAAAGATCCGCGCGCGCTTCGGCGGGCGGATGAAGGCGATGGTCTCGGGCGGGGCGCCGCTCAATCCCGACGTCGGGGTGTTCTTCCAGTCGATGGGGCTGACCATGCTGCAGGGCTATGGCCAGACCGAGGCGGGACCTGTGATTTCATGCAACCGGCCCAGGGTCGGCCTGAAGATGGACACGGTCGGCCCGCCGATGAAGGGCGTGGAAGTGAAGATCGCCGAAGATGGCGAAATCCTCGTGCGGGGCGAGCTGGTCATGCACGGCTATTGGCAGAACGAGGCGGAAACCGCCCGCGCCGTTCCCCAGAACGGCCCCAACGCAGGCTGGCTGCACACCGGCGACATAGGCCATCTCGACAAGAAGGGCCGCATCGTCATCACCGACCGCAAGAAGGACATGATCGTCAACGACAAGGGCGACAATGTCTCTCCGCAGAAGATCGAGGGCATGCTCACGCTTCAGCCTGAGATTGCGCAGGCAATGGTGTCGGGCGACAAGCGGCCCTACATCGTCGGACTGATCGTGCCCGATCCGGAATGGGCGCTCGATTGGTCGCGCGCGCAAGGCGAACACTTCGATTTCAAGAAGCTGCAGGACCTGCCCGCCTTCCGCAACGCCATCCGCGCGGCGGTGGACCGGGTGAACAAGGACCTGTCGGTGATCGAGAAGGTCCGCCAGTTCACCTTCACGGACGAAGCCTTCAGCATCGACAACGGCGAGATGACTCCCAGCCTAAAGATCCGCCGCCACAAGATCCGCGAACGCTACGGCGCAAGGATCGACGGACTGTACAAGGCCTGA
- a CDS encoding SUF system Fe-S cluster assembly regulator, whose protein sequence is MRLSSMADYAVVTMCAAARHCGQQRVSAQQLADETGLPAPTVQKLVSKLSSAGLLKSVRGARGGLKLARPAAAITLADIVEAVEGPIALAPCSEHGRHDCTLESACTVRPHWPAVDAALRGALAGIPLTQLSRPAVQAVPVAEVLA, encoded by the coding sequence ATGCGTCTTTCCAGCATGGCCGACTACGCCGTCGTGACGATGTGCGCCGCCGCGCGCCATTGCGGGCAGCAGCGCGTCTCGGCCCAGCAACTGGCCGACGAAACGGGCCTGCCCGCGCCCACCGTGCAGAAGCTCGTGAGCAAGCTTTCCTCGGCCGGACTGCTGAAGTCGGTGCGCGGCGCGCGTGGTGGGCTGAAGCTGGCCCGACCCGCCGCGGCCATCACTTTGGCGGATATCGTCGAGGCGGTCGAAGGTCCTATTGCGCTTGCGCCGTGCAGCGAGCATGGCCGCCACGATTGCACGCTCGAAAGCGCGTGCACCGTCCGTCCGCACTGGCCCGCCGTCGATGCCGCACTTCGCGGCGCGCTGGCGGGCATACCGCTTACCCAATTGTCCCGCCCCGCCGTCCAGGCGGTACCGGTGGCGGAGGTTCTGGCATGA
- a CDS encoding quinone-dependent dihydroorotate dehydrogenase: MTPYSLLRPLIFRIPAEPAHRLTIKALGLAQGGTTLAPTPSLAQRIAGLAFPNPVGMAPGFDKNAEVPDAMLGLGFGFVEVGTVTPRPQEGNPKPRLFRLVEDRAVINRMGFNNEGAQAVTNRLVRRRETGKHGLPGIVGVNIGANKDSADRIADYALMTRLMAPLASYLTVNISSPNTPGLRALQDEGALAALLDAVIEARGNMTTPVFLKLAPDLEPADIDSICRIAIEKQLAALIISNTTITRPVLRSAHAGEAGGLSGAPLRELALQRLRDFRKASGGAIPLVGVGGIATVDDAWERIRAGASLIQIYSAMVYEGPGLARRLVAGLERKVREAGLTSIAEAVGSE, encoded by the coding sequence GTGACGCCATACTCGCTACTGCGCCCCCTCATCTTCCGCATTCCCGCAGAACCCGCGCACCGCCTGACGATAAAGGCCCTGGGCCTTGCGCAAGGCGGGACCACGCTGGCGCCCACGCCTTCGCTCGCCCAGCGCATAGCGGGACTGGCCTTTCCCAACCCGGTCGGCATGGCCCCCGGTTTCGACAAGAACGCGGAAGTGCCCGATGCCATGCTCGGCCTCGGCTTCGGATTCGTCGAAGTGGGCACGGTCACGCCCCGCCCGCAGGAGGGCAACCCCAAGCCGCGCCTGTTCCGCCTGGTCGAGGACCGCGCGGTCATCAACCGCATGGGCTTCAACAACGAAGGCGCGCAGGCCGTCACCAACCGCCTCGTGCGGCGACGCGAGACTGGCAAGCACGGCTTGCCGGGCATCGTCGGCGTGAACATCGGCGCGAACAAGGATTCGGCGGACCGAATCGCCGACTATGCGCTGATGACGCGGCTGATGGCGCCGCTGGCCTCGTACCTCACCGTCAACATCTCATCGCCGAATACGCCGGGCCTGCGCGCCCTGCAGGACGAAGGCGCCCTTGCCGCACTGCTCGATGCAGTGATCGAGGCGCGTGGCAACATGACCACGCCGGTGTTCCTCAAGCTCGCGCCCGATCTCGAGCCGGCCGATATCGACAGCATCTGCCGCATCGCCATCGAAAAGCAGCTTGCGGCCCTGATCATCTCGAACACGACGATCACCCGGCCAGTGCTCCGCTCTGCCCACGCCGGGGAGGCGGGCGGACTTTCCGGCGCACCGCTGCGGGAACTGGCGCTGCAGCGCCTGCGCGATTTCCGCAAGGCCAGCGGCGGGGCGATCCCGCTGGTCGGCGTAGGCGGCATTGCCACGGTCGACGATGCGTGGGAGCGGATCCGGGCAGGCGCCAGCCTGATCCAGATCTACAGCGCCATGGTCTACGAAGGGCCCGGCCTGGCCCGCCGCCTCGTTGCGGGTCTCGAGCGCAAAGTCCGCGAAGCCGGCCTCACTTCCATTGCCGAGGCCGTCGGCAGCGAATAG
- a CDS encoding cysteine desulfurase — MSVDTITRGAQWPGLLNPDGSRWHYLDTAATAQKPQVVIDAVTRALGADYATVHRGVYARSADMTLAFEAARRKVAGLVNGDEGEIVFTRGATEAINLVAQTWGQANLKAGDRILLSTLEHHSNIVPWQLLRDRTGVEIDVCPLTEDGRIDLAAAERILTPAHKLVALAHVSNVLGSVLDVAQAVRLARAVGAKILLDGCQAVPRLAVDVKAMDADFYVFSAHKLYGPTGIGALWAKAAILDAMPPWQGGGAMIDRVTFERTTYAPAPQRFEAGTPAIVEAIGFGAAVDFVQAQGLDAIHAHEVALVAKAREALGRMNSVRLFGPEDSAGIVSFAIEGVHPHDLGTILDEEGVAIRAGHHCAQPLMDHLGVPATARASFGIYSDESDIAALVRGIERTKRIFG, encoded by the coding sequence GTGAGCGTGGACACGATCACGCGCGGCGCGCAATGGCCGGGCCTGCTGAATCCCGACGGCAGCCGCTGGCACTATCTCGACACCGCAGCCACCGCGCAGAAGCCGCAGGTGGTGATCGACGCGGTAACTCGCGCCCTCGGCGCCGACTACGCCACCGTCCATCGCGGCGTCTATGCCCGCTCGGCCGACATGACGCTCGCCTTCGAGGCCGCGCGCCGCAAGGTGGCGGGGCTGGTCAACGGCGATGAAGGCGAGATCGTCTTCACGCGCGGCGCAACCGAGGCGATCAACCTCGTCGCGCAGACCTGGGGCCAGGCAAACCTCAAGGCGGGCGACCGCATCCTGCTCTCCACGCTCGAGCATCATTCGAACATCGTACCTTGGCAGTTGCTGCGCGACCGGACCGGAGTCGAGATCGACGTCTGCCCGTTGACCGAGGACGGCCGCATCGACCTTGCCGCGGCGGAGCGCATCCTGACCCCCGCGCACAAGCTTGTCGCTCTTGCCCATGTGTCGAACGTGCTCGGTTCTGTGCTCGACGTGGCGCAGGCGGTCCGGCTGGCGCGTGCGGTCGGGGCGAAGATCCTGCTCGACGGCTGCCAGGCGGTGCCGCGCCTCGCTGTCGACGTGAAGGCGATGGACGCTGATTTCTACGTCTTTTCCGCCCACAAGCTCTATGGCCCGACCGGCATAGGCGCGCTTTGGGCCAAGGCCGCGATTCTCGACGCCATGCCGCCGTGGCAGGGCGGCGGGGCGATGATCGACCGCGTCACTTTCGAGCGCACGACCTATGCCCCCGCGCCGCAGCGTTTCGAAGCCGGCACCCCGGCCATCGTCGAGGCCATCGGCTTCGGCGCGGCGGTGGACTTCGTGCAGGCACAGGGCCTCGATGCGATCCACGCCCATGAAGTCGCGCTCGTGGCCAAGGCCCGCGAGGCGCTCGGGCGGATGAACTCCGTCCGCCTGTTCGGGCCCGAGGACAGCGCCGGCATCGTCAGCTTCGCCATCGAGGGCGTGCACCCGCACGATCTCGGCACGATCCTCGACGAGGAAGGCGTGGCGATCCGTGCCGGGCACCACTGCGCGCAGCCATTGATGGACCACCTTGGCGTTCCCGCCACGGCCCGGGCCAGCTTCGGCATCTACAGCGATGAAAGCGATATCGCCGCCCTCGTGCGCGGCATCGAAAGGACCAAGAGGATATTCGGATGA
- a CDS encoding SufD family Fe-S cluster assembly protein: MTALALPTRKDEAYRYADLAALEKLWPLPAQEIRVAAGEEGALAVVLDGGNDAARDISIVLEDGASFDLRLLNAGSAYGRIAVAVRLGKGARFHLGAAQVAGGEQVAEIVTEVTHAEPDAVSSQVVRSVLGGKATGTYLGRVVVARGAIGTDGEQSIRAMLLDRRATANARPELEIYADDVKCAHGCAVGELDATGLFYLQSRGLPPAEAKKLMLQAFIAEAFVGAADEEVLTDAALKALEAVL, translated from the coding sequence ATGACCGCACTCGCCCTCCCCACGCGCAAGGACGAGGCCTATCGCTACGCCGATCTCGCCGCGCTGGAAAAGCTCTGGCCGCTGCCGGCGCAGGAAATCCGCGTGGCGGCGGGCGAAGAAGGCGCGCTGGCCGTGGTGCTGGACGGCGGTAACGACGCGGCGCGCGATATCTCCATCGTGCTCGAGGATGGTGCTTCGTTCGACCTGCGCCTGCTCAACGCCGGTTCCGCCTATGGCCGCATCGCCGTCGCGGTCCGTCTCGGCAAGGGCGCCAGGTTCCATCTCGGAGCCGCGCAGGTCGCGGGTGGCGAACAGGTGGCGGAAATCGTCACCGAAGTAACCCACGCAGAGCCTGACGCCGTGTCCAGCCAGGTCGTGCGCTCGGTTCTCGGCGGAAAGGCGACCGGCACCTATCTTGGCCGCGTCGTTGTTGCCCGGGGGGCGATCGGCACCGACGGCGAACAGTCGATCCGGGCGATGCTGCTCGACCGCAGGGCAACCGCCAATGCGCGGCCCGAGCTCGAAATCTATGCCGACGACGTGAAGTGCGCGCACGGCTGCGCGGTGGGCGAGCTTGACGCCACCGGCCTGTTCTACCTGCAATCGCGCGGTCTTCCGCCGGCAGAGGCCAAGAAGCTCATGCTCCAGGCCTTCATCGCCGAGGCCTTCGTCGGCGCGGCCGACGAGGAGGTCCTGACAGATGCCGCGCTCAAGGCGCTGGAGGCTGTGCTGTGA
- a CDS encoding LytR/AlgR family response regulator transcription factor — protein MRTLIVDDEPLAVERMQILCARIPALQVVGTASDGAAALRLIEALAPDLVLLDMTMPEVDGLGVARALAGQASRPAVVFVTAHDDFAVEAFDCDAVDYVLKPVAQERLERAVERAQARRSAAPETPLTPERAASEWIEEFWVPHRSELIRVAASDLERIDAERDYVRLHVGQRSYLMLHTIAGLEARLDPDRFIRLHRSTIVRRDRIAGLKHDGLGVWSAELADGTMQRIGRTYLARVKAMAGR, from the coding sequence TTGCGCACGTTGATAGTCGACGACGAACCGCTGGCGGTGGAGCGCATGCAGATCCTCTGCGCGCGCATCCCCGCGCTCCAGGTGGTGGGGACCGCAAGCGACGGCGCCGCCGCGCTTCGCCTGATCGAGGCGCTCGCGCCCGACCTCGTTCTGCTCGACATGACCATGCCCGAAGTGGACGGCCTTGGCGTTGCCCGGGCTCTGGCCGGACAGGCCAGCCGCCCTGCCGTGGTCTTCGTCACCGCGCACGACGATTTCGCCGTCGAGGCCTTCGACTGCGATGCGGTCGATTACGTGCTGAAGCCGGTTGCGCAGGAGCGGCTGGAGCGCGCGGTGGAACGTGCGCAGGCCCGTCGCAGCGCGGCCCCTGAAACGCCGTTGACGCCGGAACGGGCCGCGAGCGAATGGATCGAGGAATTCTGGGTTCCTCACCGCTCCGAACTTATCCGCGTGGCGGCTTCCGATCTCGAACGCATCGACGCCGAACGCGACTATGTGCGCCTGCACGTCGGGCAGAGGTCGTACCTGATGCTTCACACCATCGCGGGCCTCGAAGCACGGCTCGACCCGGATCGCTTCATCCGGCTTCACCGCTCCACCATCGTCCGCCGCGACCGAATCGCCGGCCTGAAACACGATGGTCTCGGCGTCTGGTCGGCGGAACTCGCGGATGGCACGATGCAACGCATCGGCCGCACCTATCTCGCGCGGGTCAAGGCGATGGCCGGGCGCTAG